The Hymenobacter sp. 5317J-9 genome has a window encoding:
- a CDS encoding glycosyltransferase family 2 protein yields MPQPRISVIIPAHNEANAIGLVLAEIPVGLVQEVVVVDNNSTDDTSAAARAAGATVLREPRPGYGNACLAGMAYVFGKPQSEQPDIVVFLDGDHSDFPDQMPDLLAPLLRGEADLVIGSRALGEREKGALLPQQRFGNWLAARLLNLRYRGNVTDLGPFRAVLAPALLAIGMEDKTYGWTVEMQVKAFRQGLRVVEVPVRYRKRIGTSKVSGTVRGTLGAGYKILWTIFRYW; encoded by the coding sequence CCATAGGCCTGGTGCTGGCCGAAATACCGGTCGGCCTGGTGCAGGAAGTGGTGGTGGTCGACAACAACTCGACCGACGACACCAGCGCCGCGGCCCGGGCCGCCGGCGCCACCGTGCTGCGCGAGCCCCGCCCCGGCTACGGCAACGCCTGCCTGGCGGGCATGGCCTACGTCTTCGGCAAGCCCCAATCCGAGCAGCCCGACATCGTCGTATTTCTCGACGGTGACCACTCCGATTTCCCCGACCAAATGCCTGACCTGCTGGCGCCGCTGCTGCGCGGCGAGGCCGACCTCGTGATAGGCTCCCGGGCCCTGGGCGAGCGCGAAAAAGGCGCCCTGCTGCCCCAGCAGCGCTTTGGCAACTGGCTGGCGGCCCGGTTGCTCAACCTGCGCTACCGCGGCAACGTCACCGACCTGGGGCCCTTCCGGGCCGTGCTGGCCCCCGCCCTGCTCGCCATCGGCATGGAAGACAAAACCTACGGCTGGACGGTGGAGATGCAGGTGAAGGCCTTCCGCCAGGGCCTGCGGGTGGTGGAAGTGCCCGTGCGCTACCGCAAGCGCATTGGCACCAGCAAGGTGTCGGGCACGGTGCGCGGCACGCTGGGTGCCGGCTACAAAATTCTATGGACCATTTTCCGGTATTGGTAA